The DNA window aatattaataaacgttttagCTGATTCTTATTGGCGAATTTCTTACAGTGCTCTTCCCAAATCTATGCTTCGTGTTCCTGcaacaaaaatacatgtttattatCCGATTAAACATTAATGTTCTCCAGAagatatattaattactaaagtAAAAACGCTACTGTAGAAAGGGCACACATGTGAGCTCAAAGTGTTCGTTACATTGGTAATAAGAATCGCGTACACAAACCAAGTTAGTTTCGTTCTAATGGTTTCCTTTTTCTTTATCAGAGACAAAACTAGAGGAAACATGTCTAAAACAGATACAATTATCATCTTCACAGATCCGTGGCAAAGAAAAACTGTTTGGGAAATCATACTGATCACCCCAGATTTCCTACCTTCGAAGGAAGAAACCAAATTTCTAATGTATTTCTTTCAAAACGCAAACcagttcaatgaaaaaaaaaagcatttataaGACGCCATCAAACTGGAAAACTAGAAGTTATACAAACAaatgtcaccaaacatgctcgccctttcagccgaggggacgttataatgtgatggtgaatcccactattcgttagtaaaagagtggcccaagagttggcggtgggtggtgatgactagctgccttccctctagtcttacactgctaagttagggacggctatcgcagatagttttcgtgtagtttttcgcgaaattcaaaacaaatgcattgttaacaaaactttgatttattaaattacaagtgtgttaagtttaacaaaaattatagaaaatcaaCTTCAGTGAcatattgaaaaaattaatttattaacgtAGTATTACACAATGTTCCGAAATATTTCGAactatttctttgtaattttttcgGATTAtattccgtttttttttttttaaagacgaAACTGTATGATACAGTTTTACAAGAACAAACAACTAGTATCATTAGCCCTTTTGAAATAGCTGTTTTGTAGTTTACAAAACTCTTGGATTTCTCATTTCTCCTAAGaagacattattttaaaactgaatcacGAAGATGTTGCAAGTAATATTTTACTTCCAAGTACCAGTTTATCTTAGGCTACCGTATTAGATGGTCATGATAGCGTCAGACTAACTTATAGTATATGTATCTATATACAGCAGGCAAAGGAATAATACCCCCTGGTATAAAGTTTCCTCCGTGGTTTATAGTATCTACCGCATACTATACCTCTTCTATACAGCTATATCATAATATTCTCTTGCATTCCGGTTACACTTGGCttctgttttcattttcattaactGATTTTGTTGAAAATTGTAGACAACGACTGCATGTACTGTTTGCCATCTTTTTACCGAGTGGAGTCTtagaattaaacagaaagtagatATATGGATTTAGAGCACTAGTCGAGAAGATTCCAAAAAAAAGCTACTAGGTTCTGATTGAGAATAGCAGGGTTTCCGAAAGCGATTATAATTTCTTGAACCAGATATGGTGTACACGTTGTTAAGAATGTTGATGCTATCGTCAAAGCCATCTTCAACGTTTGTGCTTTCGCCTTTGAAATCTGCAAGTTCAATGTATCGAAAATTTGAGCCTCAGTTGCATTTCCAGCCTCTTCCCAACTAATCGGACATGATTTTCTGGAATAAAACCGAGTCAGTTCTTGCCAACATTGTGTACATACTTCGGGCATATAATACCATAACTATCATGATATAAACTACTAGAAGAATCTAAACTTGTTGAGGAGTAAGAGAGAGCGACGACATGTAAAACTTTACAACGCAAAACGCTTTACCATCAGACAAGGTGACGGTTTGGAAAACCTATGCGTTAGGTAAGGATGGCAACAGAGATAGCGCCCAGGCGCACGTGATCAAAGCTTTGGTGCGCGTGTGACGAAAGAAATTATACACTACGGCGGTGTGACGATCTATCGCAATGACCAAGAGAATATAGTTCGAAGAAACCATGGTGAAAGTTTGGAAAACTTTAAAGATCCGGCAGAAGACTTCTCCAGCAATCCACTCTCGATCTATGAACTCCCAATCTAATTGGGAGCACATGGTGACCAATGTCACAAGAATATCTGCAACAGTAAGGTTGAAAAAGAGAACGTGAATGGCAGTCCTGCGATGCCACTTACCCTTGGTGTGAAGCTCATAGCTATGTTACCCATTAAGGAGAGGACAATTATAACCACAAGAATTTAGACCCGCACCTGATGGTGATACATCGGACCGAGAACTGCCTGTTGCTGACCACAGTCCTCTTGGGTAAggttagtgttgttttttgtacatgtagTAATGGTCATCTCCATCTTGTTCGACAATTACACTTTAAGTTCTGAAAAGAAAAGTAGAATTAGTTTTAATACAAACTTCTTGACTCCTTCTGACTTTAGACTTAAAATTCCAATACTAAAGTCATTTTTGGTTTAACTTGTCTCTTTCTCAATTCCAAAATTTTAACGTATTATTACACAAGAAATGATGCAAATCTTAGTCTGAAAagtagtaaaaattacaaataaagtaagaaatattcataaattatacTCGTGATCAAATTTCATGTATGTaagatttgttgttttctttaaacaatatttttaaatttcgaatcccggtcgcatcaaacatgctccccttttcagccgtgtgggcgttgtaatgttacagtcaatccaactattcgttggtaaaagagtagcccaagagttggaggtgggtggtgaagactagttgccttccctctagtcttacattgctaaattaaagacggctagcgcagatagtccccgagtaaatttgcgcgaaattaaaaataaaaacaaaaaaaacaaatatttttaaatactttgctATTTAATCAGCAACGTTTTGATACGTTTTAATCATAGCTCAACTTCTAGAATTATGTAGATTTTATAAGAGGTAAAGTGAATTTAGAAACAGTTCTTGTGACTCATGTTAACCGGATTGGAAACAACTGTTTGTAT is part of the Tachypleus tridentatus isolate NWPU-2018 chromosome 4, ASM421037v1, whole genome shotgun sequence genome and encodes:
- the LOC143248161 gene encoding gonadotropin-releasing hormone II receptor-like, giving the protein MGYSSIRPGRVSLISAKNRKMRLQWTRGHQNWTIEDLRNDAWFNESRFLLRHADGRVRIWLKQYKSTGPSCLVSRLQAAGDVMVCYELHTKGKWHRRTAIHVLFFNLTVADILVTLVTMCSQLDWEFIDREWIAGEVFCRIFKVFQTFTMVSSNYILLVIAIDRHTAVVYNFFRHTRTKALITCAWALSLLPSLPNA